The proteins below come from a single Carnobacterium divergens DSM 20623 genomic window:
- the polA gene encoding DNA polymerase I, with the protein MTKKNKLLLIDGSSIAFRAFYAIPGSLDRFVNKNGLHTNALFSFHRMLENEMSKEEPTHVLVAFDAGKTTFRHEFYKEYKDGRSKTPGEFKEQMPYLRDLLVGFGIPHYELDNYEADDIIGTLATQVDPNEYDVVVVSGDRDLTQLAKENVRVDITIKGVSEIEENTPAYLMEKYGLTPNQIIDMKGLAGDSSDNIPGVTNIGEKTALKLLHEFGSVEGVYENIEDMKKSKRKENLINDKEQAFLSKRLATIDVEAPLEVTVDDLVYKGKDVGKLIEFYKEMDFKSFLSKLDTKAYDEENQIEKAEILFEVVTEVKPEMFGKEGALYVEMLSDNYHTADIVGVTWTNGEKIYMAEPDFILAEPLFAEWLKDESIVKHVFDAKRTVVAMKRYGNEVNGIQFDVLLASYILNTNDNSKDLSEVAMEHDYYEVDSDESVYGKGAKIAIPEDPAVLYQHLARKAKAIEVLSKHLKTDLEKSEQSDLFFSMELPLSMVLAKMEMTGVKVNANRLLEMKSEFATRLTEIEARIYEEAGETFNINSPKQLGVILFEKMGLPAIKKTKTGYSTAVDVLEQLREQAPIVDDILQYRQIAKIQSTYVEGLLKVVHNATGKVHTRYVQTLTQTGRLSSVDPNLQNIPIRLEEGRKIRQAFVPSHEGWKMFASDYSQIELRVLADISNDTHLKEAFLEGQDIHSSTAMRVFGIEKAEDVTGNMRRQAKAVNFGIVYGISDYGLSQNLGITRKEAQQFIDTYFDKYPGVKQYMEDIVREAKDKGYVETLFHRRRYLKDINSRNFNLRSFAERTAMNTPIQGSAADIIKVAMIEMDKRLKAENLKATMLLQVHDELIFEAPMEEIPILEKLVPEVMEHAVKLQVPLKVDSNYGDSWYDAK; encoded by the coding sequence ATGACGAAAAAAAATAAATTATTATTGATTGATGGAAGCAGTATTGCGTTCAGAGCATTTTATGCAATTCCCGGATCATTAGATCGATTTGTTAATAAAAACGGGCTTCACACAAATGCCCTTTTTAGCTTTCACCGAATGTTAGAAAATGAAATGAGTAAAGAAGAACCGACACATGTATTAGTTGCATTTGATGCAGGGAAAACGACATTTAGACATGAATTTTATAAAGAATATAAAGATGGACGTTCTAAAACACCAGGGGAATTTAAAGAGCAAATGCCTTATTTACGTGATTTGTTAGTCGGATTTGGGATTCCACATTACGAATTGGATAATTATGAAGCAGATGATATTATTGGAACCCTAGCAACGCAAGTAGACCCAAATGAATATGACGTTGTAGTCGTTTCAGGCGACCGAGATTTAACACAACTTGCTAAAGAAAATGTTCGTGTAGACATTACCATAAAAGGGGTTAGTGAAATCGAAGAAAATACCCCTGCTTATCTAATGGAAAAATACGGTTTAACGCCAAATCAAATTATTGACATGAAGGGATTAGCAGGAGACTCTTCTGATAACATCCCAGGAGTCACCAATATTGGTGAAAAAACAGCTTTAAAACTGTTACATGAATTCGGTTCTGTTGAAGGCGTGTATGAAAACATTGAAGATATGAAAAAAAGCAAACGAAAAGAAAACCTAATCAATGATAAAGAACAAGCTTTCCTAAGTAAACGCTTGGCAACAATCGATGTTGAGGCTCCTCTAGAAGTGACAGTGGATGATTTAGTGTACAAAGGAAAAGACGTTGGAAAACTAATTGAGTTTTATAAAGAAATGGATTTTAAATCATTTTTAAGCAAATTAGATACTAAAGCTTATGACGAAGAAAATCAAATTGAAAAAGCTGAAATTCTTTTTGAAGTGGTAACCGAAGTAAAACCTGAAATGTTCGGCAAAGAAGGTGCTTTATACGTTGAAATGTTAAGTGATAATTACCATACAGCAGATATTGTAGGAGTCACTTGGACAAATGGTGAAAAAATTTATATGGCAGAGCCTGATTTTATTTTAGCGGAGCCGCTATTTGCAGAATGGTTAAAAGACGAATCAATAGTTAAACACGTCTTTGATGCAAAACGAACAGTCGTAGCAATGAAACGCTACGGCAACGAAGTGAATGGCATCCAGTTTGACGTTTTACTGGCCTCTTATATTTTAAATACAAATGACAACAGTAAAGACTTATCTGAAGTAGCAATGGAGCATGATTACTATGAAGTTGATTCAGATGAAAGTGTCTATGGAAAAGGAGCTAAAATTGCTATTCCAGAAGACCCAGCGGTACTTTATCAACATTTAGCGAGAAAAGCAAAAGCCATTGAAGTTTTAAGCAAGCATTTGAAAACAGATTTAGAAAAAAGTGAACAAAGTGATCTTTTCTTTTCAATGGAATTGCCTCTTTCAATGGTATTAGCAAAAATGGAAATGACAGGTGTAAAAGTCAATGCCAATCGCTTACTAGAAATGAAATCAGAATTTGCTACTCGCTTAACTGAAATTGAAGCGCGTATCTATGAAGAAGCTGGAGAAACTTTTAATATCAATTCACCAAAACAATTAGGTGTGATTTTATTTGAAAAAATGGGTTTACCTGCAATTAAAAAAACTAAAACTGGTTATTCAACAGCAGTTGATGTTTTAGAGCAATTAAGAGAACAAGCGCCAATCGTAGATGATATTTTACAATACCGTCAAATTGCTAAAATTCAATCAACCTATGTGGAGGGCTTACTAAAAGTCGTTCATAATGCGACTGGAAAAGTACACACTAGATACGTTCAAACCTTAACCCAAACAGGTCGCCTTAGTTCCGTTGATCCTAACTTACAAAATATTCCGATTCGCTTAGAAGAAGGGCGTAAAATTAGACAAGCCTTTGTACCAAGCCATGAAGGCTGGAAAATGTTTGCTTCCGATTATTCACAAATTGAATTACGTGTGCTGGCAGATATTTCAAATGACACCCATTTAAAAGAAGCCTTTCTTGAAGGGCAAGACATCCATTCAAGTACGGCAATGCGTGTCTTTGGAATTGAAAAAGCAGAAGATGTGACTGGAAATATGCGTCGCCAAGCAAAAGCGGTCAACTTTGGAATCGTTTATGGTATTAGTGACTACGGACTATCGCAAAACTTAGGAATAACCAGAAAAGAAGCACAACAATTTATTGATACGTATTTTGATAAATATCCAGGCGTTAAACAATATATGGAAGACATCGTACGAGAAGCAAAAGACAAGGGCTATGTTGAAACCTTATTTCACCGTCGCCGTTACTTGAAAGACATTAATTCAAGGAACTTTAACCTACGATCATTTGCTGAAAGAACAGCTATGAATACGCCAATCCAAGGA
- a CDS encoding MaoC/PaaZ C-terminal domain-containing protein, with translation MMKPRKMGKLITKIQEGDQLSVTESIEDKDILLYLGLTNDANPLFIQHDYTNQTEYEKPLVPVIMLIGIMTSTISKHLPGPGSNVVNVSVNCVNPVYHYETVTFEFEVIRVDLMKEVVTISVEAKNMEGERVIDASFIVEPPRLIPQIEEALH, from the coding sequence ATGATGAAACCAAGAAAAATGGGGAAATTGATTACGAAAATCCAAGAAGGCGATCAATTAAGTGTGACGGAATCAATTGAAGATAAAGATATCTTGTTGTACTTAGGATTGACAAATGATGCAAATCCCTTATTTATTCAACATGATTATACCAATCAAACGGAATACGAAAAGCCATTAGTGCCGGTTATCATGCTGATTGGCATTATGACAAGTACGATTTCAAAACATTTACCAGGACCAGGGTCAAATGTGGTGAATGTTTCAGTAAACTGCGTAAATCCCGTCTACCACTATGAAACGGTTACCTTTGAATTCGAAGTAATTCGAGTGGATTTAATGAAAGAAGTAGTGACGATTTCAGTAGAAGCTAAAAATATGGAAGGTGAGCGAGTAATTGATGCCAGCTTTATTGTTGAGCCGCCACGATTAATTCCCCAAATTGAAGAAGCATTACATTAA
- the murC gene encoding UDP-N-acetylmuramate--L-alanine ligase → MNTNTLYHFVGIKGSGMSALALVLNDKGFNVQGSDVEKYFFTQKGIEDAGIPIFPFAKENIREGLTVIAGNAFPDTHEEIQAALDLGIPVIRYHKFIGEFLKQYTSVAITGSHGKTSTTGLLAHVLSSIEPTSYIIGDGTGHGVPDADFFVLEACEYRRHFLAYRPDYAIMTNIDFDHPDYFTGIEDVFDAFQSMANQVQKAIIACGEDEELQKIKANVPVLYYGFGAENDFQARNITRSTKGSSFDVYISNEFYNHFEIPTYGAHNVLNALAVIALCQLEGISKEKIAENLLTFQGVKRRFSEKQMGDMVIIDDYAHHPSEIRATLDAARQKYPEKEIIAVFQPHTFTRTVALLSEFAEALNLADSVYLCDIFGSAREDQGSVTIQDLAEKIKNGATVLKEENMSPLLNHHDAVVIFMGAGDVQKFESSYETLLSRTTLQNN, encoded by the coding sequence ATGAATACAAATACACTATATCACTTTGTCGGCATTAAAGGTTCTGGAATGAGCGCACTAGCATTAGTATTGAATGATAAAGGTTTTAACGTACAAGGATCCGACGTTGAAAAATACTTCTTTACTCAAAAAGGGATTGAAGATGCAGGAATTCCAATCTTCCCATTTGCGAAAGAAAATATTCGTGAAGGATTGACGGTTATCGCAGGGAATGCGTTCCCAGATACTCATGAAGAGATTCAAGCAGCTTTAGATTTAGGAATTCCAGTTATTCGCTACCATAAATTTATCGGTGAGTTTTTAAAGCAATATACAAGTGTTGCCATTACAGGTTCTCATGGTAAAACAAGTACAACTGGATTATTAGCACATGTGTTAAGTTCAATTGAACCAACAAGCTATATCATTGGAGATGGAACTGGGCACGGTGTACCAGATGCTGACTTCTTTGTCTTAGAAGCTTGCGAATATCGTCGTCATTTCTTAGCCTACCGTCCCGATTATGCCATTATGACAAATATTGATTTTGATCATCCTGATTACTTTACAGGTATTGAAGATGTATTTGATGCCTTCCAATCAATGGCAAACCAAGTTCAAAAAGCGATTATTGCCTGTGGTGAAGATGAAGAGTTGCAAAAAATTAAAGCAAATGTACCAGTACTTTATTATGGATTTGGAGCTGAAAATGACTTCCAAGCACGTAATATTACTCGGTCAACAAAAGGTTCAAGTTTTGACGTGTATATTTCAAATGAATTTTATAATCACTTTGAAATTCCAACATATGGCGCTCATAATGTACTGAATGCACTTGCAGTTATTGCCCTTTGTCAACTTGAAGGCATTTCAAAAGAAAAAATTGCTGAAAACTTATTGACTTTCCAAGGCGTTAAACGTCGTTTTAGTGAAAAACAAATGGGAGACATGGTTATCATTGATGATTATGCACATCATCCTTCTGAAATCCGTGCTACTTTAGATGCTGCTCGTCAAAAGTATCCAGAAAAAGAAATTATTGCGGTTTTCCAACCTCATACCTTCACAAGAACGGTTGCGTTGTTGAGCGAATTTGCTGAAGCGCTAAATCTAGCAGACTCTGTTTATCTATGTGATATCTTTGGATCAGCAAGAGAAGATCAAGGAAGCGTAACAATCCAAGATTTGGCTGAAAAAATTAAAAATGGTGCCACTGTTTTAAAAGAAGAAAATATGTCTCCATTATTGAATCATCATGATGCAGTTGTTATCTTTATGGGTGCAGGAGATGTTCAAAAATTTGAAAGCTCTTATGAAACACTATTAAGTAGAACTACTTTACAAAACAATTAA
- a CDS encoding DNA translocase FtsK, with translation MSNYDGPSYQGGQNHPKKFKFPFYSDTEQVRQNEKKQPLKKQPYETQNNETKRPVKLPKSGRHPAPDAVFSEFLHRTEEYTRKETNAVVKKETQDFHTRKTNTERKVEAKQAAKQSIEKQPTAYHETRSSTPFKVQKIPSPIYGFQRDDVKKTIDEIDYDLLASRLKKEVDTFILLTENEDSAELEVEDGAPDIELITFEEVLPASELETTSQIQEKAECLEEEEELVIPQIEETHHDKKRGLSRSLAGMIEEEQDITINRGTNVARYFGELHEEEDRGPIQDSVETEIITKDESSVEPLLEETTETGTFNQEESDLELKAALSRFNYLSQTLTPVVEEKIEESVMEESISEEVPSFVEEKTAESAKEELEELIVEEEQPQIVEEPTMEEPEEFIVEEVPQFVEEKITTPEAKSDNFTSEGKALVPVSNLIENEDENLAAYQFPPLDLLEPPVQFTNSAVDDWVIEQAEMLNEALDAFGVDAQVIGWTIGPAVTQFELQLGRGVKVNKITNLSDDLKLALAAKDIRIEAPIPGRSSVGVEIPNQFSRPVMLSEVMESSEFKENKSPLTVAIGVNLSGKAVVSTIDKMPHGLIAGATGSGKSVFINSILISLLYKANPSEVKLILIDPKAVELAPYNDIPHLLSPVISEPKAAAEALKWAVEEMEERYQKLAAAGVRNIEKFNEKAALHGDHGLKIPYIVIIIDELADLMMVASSEVQDYIARITQKARAAGIHLLVATQRPSVDVVTGTIKNNIPTRVAFMVSSQVDSRTIMDTGGAEKLLGKGDMLFLENGIGQPIRVQGTYVENEIDTIVQHVKDQRAANYLFEPETLLAKLELVESQDELFDEILAFISEEDTVSVSLLQRKFKIGFNRASNLIEALEEQQLISGNKGSKPRDVFLTKATYEANYQKNE, from the coding sequence ATGTCAAATTATGATGGACCAAGCTACCAAGGTGGGCAAAATCACCCTAAAAAATTTAAGTTTCCTTTCTATTCTGATACTGAACAAGTACGACAGAATGAAAAAAAACAACCCTTAAAAAAACAACCTTACGAAACACAAAATAATGAAACGAAAAGACCAGTAAAATTACCGAAATCAGGTCGTCATCCAGCACCAGATGCTGTTTTTTCAGAATTTTTACATCGTACAGAAGAGTATACAAGAAAAGAAACGAATGCAGTTGTAAAAAAAGAGACACAAGATTTTCATACTCGAAAAACCAATACTGAAAGAAAAGTTGAAGCGAAACAAGCGGCTAAGCAATCCATTGAAAAGCAGCCAACTGCCTATCATGAAACAAGAAGTTCAACGCCATTTAAAGTTCAAAAAATTCCGTCACCTATTTATGGGTTCCAAAGAGATGATGTAAAAAAAACAATTGATGAAATTGACTACGATCTTTTAGCTTCGCGTTTAAAAAAAGAGGTAGACACGTTTATTTTGCTTACAGAAAATGAAGATTCAGCTGAACTTGAAGTAGAAGATGGCGCACCAGATATAGAATTGATTACATTTGAAGAGGTTCTTCCAGCGAGTGAATTAGAAACTACTAGTCAAATACAAGAAAAAGCCGAGTGCTTAGAAGAGGAAGAAGAGTTGGTGATTCCTCAAATCGAAGAAACACACCACGATAAAAAAAGAGGTCTTTCAAGATCGCTTGCAGGAATGATTGAAGAAGAACAAGACATTACGATAAATCGTGGGACGAATGTTGCACGTTATTTTGGAGAGCTTCATGAAGAAGAGGACAGAGGTCCTATTCAAGATTCAGTTGAGACTGAAATCATCACTAAAGATGAATCATCTGTTGAACCACTTTTAGAAGAAACTACTGAAACAGGTACATTTAATCAAGAAGAATCTGATTTGGAATTAAAAGCTGCGTTAAGTCGTTTTAATTATTTGTCTCAAACATTAACGCCAGTAGTTGAAGAAAAGATAGAAGAGTCTGTTATGGAAGAATCGATTTCTGAAGAAGTGCCGTCTTTTGTCGAAGAAAAGACAGCAGAATCTGCAAAGGAAGAACTAGAAGAATTGATTGTAGAAGAAGAACAACCACAGATTGTTGAAGAACCTACAATGGAAGAACCAGAAGAATTCATTGTAGAGGAAGTGCCTCAATTTGTTGAAGAAAAAATAACTACACCAGAAGCAAAAAGTGACAATTTTACTTCTGAAGGAAAAGCGCTAGTCCCCGTTTCAAATTTAATTGAAAATGAAGATGAAAATCTAGCTGCGTATCAATTTCCCCCATTAGACTTACTAGAGCCACCTGTTCAATTTACAAATAGTGCCGTGGATGATTGGGTTATTGAACAAGCTGAAATGTTAAATGAAGCTTTAGATGCCTTTGGTGTTGATGCCCAAGTAATTGGCTGGACGATTGGACCGGCAGTAACTCAATTTGAATTACAGCTGGGTCGTGGTGTCAAAGTGAATAAAATAACTAATTTATCAGATGATTTAAAGCTTGCGTTAGCAGCTAAAGACATTCGGATAGAAGCGCCTATTCCTGGTAGAAGTTCTGTCGGAGTTGAGATTCCAAATCAATTTTCAAGACCTGTCATGCTATCCGAAGTGATGGAAAGTTCAGAATTTAAAGAAAATAAATCGCCATTAACAGTCGCGATTGGAGTGAATTTATCTGGGAAAGCAGTGGTTTCAACCATCGATAAAATGCCTCATGGTTTAATTGCAGGGGCAACAGGTTCAGGTAAGAGTGTCTTTATCAATTCAATTTTAATCAGCTTATTATACAAAGCAAATCCAAGTGAAGTGAAATTGATTTTAATTGATCCAAAAGCGGTGGAACTTGCGCCATATAACGACATTCCTCATTTATTATCACCAGTTATTTCAGAACCAAAAGCTGCAGCAGAAGCTTTAAAATGGGCAGTTGAAGAAATGGAAGAGCGTTACCAAAAACTGGCAGCAGCTGGTGTTCGAAACATTGAAAAATTCAATGAAAAAGCAGCTCTCCATGGAGATCACGGATTGAAAATTCCTTATATCGTGATTATTATTGATGAATTAGCCGATTTAATGATGGTGGCGAGTAGCGAAGTTCAAGACTACATCGCTCGTATTACACAAAAGGCGAGAGCAGCAGGGATTCATTTACTAGTTGCAACACAAAGGCCGAGTGTGGATGTGGTAACAGGAACCATCAAAAATAATATTCCGACACGAGTAGCCTTTATGGTTTCTAGTCAAGTGGATTCAAGAACCATTATGGATACAGGTGGAGCAGAAAAATTACTTGGAAAAGGGGATATGCTGTTCTTAGAAAATGGCATAGGGCAACCTATTCGAGTACAAGGAACCTATGTTGAAAATGAAATTGACACGATTGTGCAACATGTGAAAGATCAACGAGCGGCTAATTATCTGTTTGAACCCGAAACATTACTTGCTAAATTAGAACTAGTTGAAAGTCAAGATGAGCTATTTGATGAAATTTTAGCCTTTATTTCAGAAGAAGATACCGTTTCTGTTTCTTTATTGCAACGAAAATTTAAAATTGGATTTAATCGTGCCTCTAACTTAATTGAAGCATTGGAAGAGCAACAGTTAATTTCTGGAAATAAAGGTTCTAAACCAAGAGATGTATTTCTGACTAAAGCAACTTACGAAGCAAATTATCAAAAAAATGAGTAG
- the ytpR gene encoding YtpR family tRNA-binding protein has translation MISCYNKNGIGDTLLIMTENSNFSEQGFEENGDVVRIFKSETNETVGFNFFHISNHLTVSGNGQIYLTEDQVAVLNELIQKAGFDYILEVDNEPKFVVGFVKECVPHPDSDHLSITQVEVGNDETVQIVCGAPNIAADQKVVVAKVGAMMPNGLIIWDGELRGEASHGMICSAKELNLADAPVQKGILVLPADSTVGEAFEIGA, from the coding sequence ATGATTAGTTGTTACAATAAAAATGGAATAGGCGATACTCTTTTAATTATGACTGAAAACAGTAATTTTTCGGAACAAGGATTTGAAGAAAACGGAGACGTTGTTAGAATTTTTAAATCAGAAACAAATGAAACTGTTGGTTTTAACTTCTTTCATATCTCAAACCACTTAACAGTGTCAGGAAATGGTCAAATCTATTTAACTGAAGATCAAGTGGCTGTTTTAAATGAGCTTATTCAAAAAGCTGGATTTGATTATATCTTAGAAGTCGACAATGAACCTAAATTCGTTGTTGGATTTGTTAAAGAATGCGTGCCACATCCAGATTCAGACCATTTATCCATTACGCAAGTTGAAGTTGGAAATGACGAAACGGTTCAAATCGTTTGTGGCGCTCCAAACATTGCGGCGGATCAAAAAGTAGTGGTTGCAAAAGTAGGCGCGATGATGCCGAATGGGTTAATTATTTGGGACGGTGAATTACGTGGCGAAGCGAGTCACGGAATGATTTGTTCAGCTAAAGAATTAAACTTAGCGGATGCACCTGTTCAAAAAGGTATTTTAGTATTGCCAGCAGATTCAACTGTTGGAGAAGCTTTTGAAATAGGCGCTTAA
- a CDS encoding universal stress protein, with protein MVEQNQEYQHIMVAVDGSDEASAALENAIETAKRNNGDLLIVHVIDNRSYTMGVASFDIEASEEETRTMKEILGEYRQFAINRGVKKVSTELVTGSPKELLAKSLPKEHNIDLILCGQSGLSGIERLMMGSVSQYIIREAPCDVLIVRNQAKEK; from the coding sequence ATGGTTGAACAAAATCAAGAATATCAACACATCATGGTTGCAGTAGACGGAAGCGACGAAGCAAGTGCAGCTTTAGAAAATGCAATTGAAACAGCGAAACGAAATAATGGTGATTTATTGATTGTCCACGTAATTGACAATCGTTCATACACGATGGGTGTTGCGAGCTTTGATATTGAAGCCAGTGAAGAAGAGACGCGTACGATGAAAGAAATTCTTGGTGAATACCGTCAATTTGCAATTAATCGTGGTGTAAAAAAAGTTTCAACTGAATTAGTAACAGGCTCACCAAAAGAATTACTAGCAAAATCATTGCCAAAAGAACATAACATCGATTTGATTTTATGTGGTCAAAGCGGATTAAGTGGAATTGAACGTTTAATGATGGGAAGCGTTAGTCAATACATTATTCGAGAAGCACCATGTGATGTATTGATTGTTCGAAATCAAGCGAAGGAAAAATAG
- a CDS encoding thioredoxin family protein codes for MRELKSLAEFETLKNSGKTIFFFTADWCGDCVFIKPLMPEIENEHADFTFVQVDRDEFIDLCGDLAIFGIPSFVAFENGIETGRFVNKDRKTKEEVTQFINTL; via the coding sequence ATGAGAGAATTAAAATCACTTGCAGAATTTGAAACATTGAAGAATAGCGGAAAAACAATTTTCTTTTTCACAGCAGATTGGTGTGGTGATTGTGTGTTCATTAAACCTTTGATGCCTGAAATCGAAAATGAACATGCAGACTTTACATTTGTGCAGGTGGATCGCGATGAATTTATCGATTTATGTGGAGACTTGGCTATTTTTGGGATTCCAAGTTTTGTGGCTTTTGAAAACGGAATCGAAACTGGACGTTTTGTGAATAAAGACCGCAAAACAAAAGAAGAAGTTACTCAATTTATCAATACGCTCTAA
- the pepA gene encoding glutamyl aminopeptidase — protein MNEETFSLVKKMTELQGTSGFEHNVREVMRKELTPLVDEVVQDGLGGIFGIRRSKIEQAPRIMLAAHMDEVGFMVANITEQGLFRVVPLGGWNPYVVSAQRFTLQTAKGDYPCVSSSVPPHLLRGTNGKAGAPEVADILFDAGFDSKDEAMSFGVRPGDAIVPLTETVKMANGKKILSKAWDNRYGCTVVIEALKELQGEDLPNTLIAGANVQEEVGLRGTKGAVHQFKPDLFFAVDCSAADDLTGDKSKYGHLGEGFLLRIFDPGMITLKGMREFLLDTAETNHIPYQYFVSKGGTDAGAAHISNNGVPSAVIGVCARYIHTHQTMFHIDDYAAAKEMVLQIARTMDRSTYETIMKNN, from the coding sequence ATGAATGAAGAAACATTTTCGTTAGTTAAAAAAATGACTGAATTACAAGGCACCAGTGGCTTTGAGCACAATGTAAGAGAGGTTATGAGAAAAGAGTTGACCCCTTTAGTTGATGAAGTCGTTCAAGATGGTTTAGGCGGTATTTTTGGTATCCGTCGTAGTAAAATCGAACAAGCTCCAAGAATCATGTTAGCTGCTCATATGGACGAAGTTGGGTTTATGGTTGCTAATATTACAGAACAAGGTTTATTTAGAGTGGTTCCTTTAGGTGGATGGAATCCTTATGTCGTTTCAGCGCAACGCTTTACACTACAAACTGCTAAGGGAGATTATCCGTGCGTTTCTTCTTCAGTACCCCCACACTTACTAAGAGGTACAAATGGAAAAGCAGGAGCACCAGAAGTTGCAGATATTTTATTTGATGCTGGTTTTGACTCAAAAGACGAAGCGATGAGCTTTGGCGTGCGTCCAGGAGATGCAATCGTTCCATTAACAGAAACGGTTAAAATGGCAAATGGGAAAAAAATTCTAAGCAAAGCTTGGGATAATCGTTATGGCTGTACAGTTGTGATTGAAGCCTTAAAAGAGTTACAAGGCGAAGATTTACCGAATACATTGATTGCAGGAGCAAATGTTCAAGAAGAAGTTGGCTTACGTGGAACAAAAGGTGCTGTTCACCAATTTAAACCAGACCTATTCTTTGCAGTGGATTGTTCAGCAGCAGATGATTTAACTGGAGATAAATCTAAATATGGTCATCTTGGTGAAGGTTTCTTATTGAGAATCTTTGACCCAGGTATGATTACCTTAAAAGGGATGCGTGAGTTTTTATTGGATACAGCTGAAACCAATCATATTCCTTACCAGTATTTTGTATCAAAAGGTGGTACGGATGCAGGTGCAGCTCATATTTCAAATAATGGTGTTCCAAGTGCTGTTATTGGCGTGTGCGCGCGTTATATTCACACACATCAAACAATGTTCCACATTGATGATTACGCAGCAGCTAAAGAAATGGTATTACAAATTGCTCGTACAATGGATCGCAGTACCTATGAAACAATCATGAAAAATAACTAG
- a CDS encoding PepSY domain-containing protein — MTSKNSFNTYAVVGGLIFGAGLTCGYKIASLMKKNKTIHGDEILTMVKKAFLEEGPIEGSWIELKKVPLRKFAFKTDVYYGGISRMEEDTLVQYEFIADAYTGSILDLYRV; from the coding sequence ATGACTTCTAAAAACTCATTTAATACTTACGCGGTTGTGGGCGGGCTTATTTTTGGAGCTGGTTTGACATGCGGGTATAAAATCGCAAGCTTAATGAAAAAAAATAAAACCATTCACGGGGACGAAATTTTAACGATGGTCAAAAAAGCTTTTCTTGAAGAGGGACCAATTGAAGGGTCTTGGATTGAATTAAAAAAAGTGCCTCTTAGAAAATTCGCCTTTAAAACAGATGTTTATTATGGCGGTATTTCTAGGATGGAAGAAGATACTTTAGTCCAATATGAGTTTATTGCAGATGCATACACAGGCTCAATTTTAGATTTGTACCGTGTTTAA